A single region of the Gorilla gorilla gorilla isolate KB3781 chromosome 1, NHGRI_mGorGor1-v2.1_pri, whole genome shotgun sequence genome encodes:
- the CAP1 gene encoding adenylyl cyclase-associated protein 1 isoform X1: MADMQNLVERLERAVGRLEAVSHTSDMHRGYADSPSKAGAAPYVQAFDSLLAGPVAEYLKISKEIGGDVQKHAEMVHTGLKLERALLVTASQCQQPAENKLSDLLAPISEQIKEVITFREKNRGSKLFNHLSAVSESIQALGWVAMAPKPGPYVKEMNDAAMFYTNRVLKEYKDVDKKHVDWVKAYLSIWTELQAYIKEFHTTGLAWSKTGPVAKELSGLPSGPSAGSGPPPPPPGPPPPPVSTTSGSDESASRSALFAQINQGESITHALKHVSDDMKTHKNPALKAQSGPVRSGPKPFSAPKPQTSPSPKRATKKEPAILELEGKKWRVENQENVSNLVIEDTELKQVAYIYKCVNTTLQIKGKINSITVDNCKKLGLVFDDVVGIVEIINSKDVKVQVMGKVPTISINKTDGCHAYLSKNSLDCEIVSAKSSEMNVLIPTEGGDFNEFPVPEQFKTLWNGQKLVTTVTEIAG; encoded by the exons ATGGCTGACATGCAAAATCTGGTAGAAAGATTGGAGAGGGCAGTGGGCCGCCTGGAGGCAGTATCTCATACCTCTGACATGCACCGTGGGTATGCAGACAGTCCTTCAAAAG CAGGAGCAGCTCCATATGTGCAGGCATTTGACTCGCTGCTTGCTGGTCCTGTGGCAGAGTACTTGAAGATCAGTAAAGAGATTGGGGGAGACGTGCAGAAACAT GCGGAGATGGTCCACACAGGTTTGAAGTTGGAGCGAGCTCTGTTGGTTACAGCTTCTCAGTGTCAACAGCCAGCAGAA AATAAGCTTTCCGATTTGTTGGCACCCATCTCAGAGCAGATCAAAGAAGTGATAACCTTTCGGGAGAAGAACCGAGGCAGCAAGTTGTTTAATCACCTGTCAGCTGTCAGCGAAAGTatccaggccctgggctgggtggCTATG GCTCCCAAGCCTGGCCCTTATGTGAAAGAAATGAATGATGCCGCCATGTTTTATACAAACCGAGTCCTCAAAGAGTACAAAGATGT GGATAAGAAGCATGTTGACTGGGTCAAAGCTTATTTAAGTATATGGACAGAGCTGCAGGCTTACATTAAGGAGTTCCATACCACCGGACTGGCCTGGAGCAAAACG GGGCCTGTGGCAAAAGAACTGAGTGGACTGCCATCTGGACCCTCTGCTGGATCAGGtcctcctccccctccaccaggcccccctcctcccccagtcTCTACCACTTCAGGCTCAGATGAGTCCGCTTCCCGCTCAGCACTGTTCGCGCAGATTAATCAGGGGGAGAGCATTACACATG CCCTGAAACATGTATCTGATGACATGAAGACTCACAAGAACCCTGCCCTGAAGGCTCAGAGTGGTCCAGTACGCAGTGGCCCCAAACCATTCTCTGCACCTAAACCCCAAACCAGCCCATCCCCCAAACGAGCCACAAAGAAGGAGCCAGCTATACTTGAACTGGAGGGCAAGAAGTGGAGAGTG GAAAATCAGGAaaatgtttccaacctggtgattGAGGACACAGAGCTGAAACAGGTGGCTTACATATACAAGTGTGTCAACACGACATTGCAAATCAAGGGCAAAATTAACTCCATTACAGTAG ATAACTGTAAGAAACTTGGCCTGGTATTCGATGACGTGGTGGGCATTGTGGAGATAATCAACAGTAAGGATGTCAAAGTTCAG GTAATGGGTAAAGTGCCAACCATATCCATCAACAAAACAGATGGCTGCCATGCTTACCTGAGCAAGAATTCCCTGGATTGTGAAATAGTCAGTGCCAAATCTTCCGAGATGAATGTCCTCattcctacagaaggcggtgactTT AATGAATTCCCAGTTCCTGAGCAGTTCAAGACCCTATGGAACGGGCAGAAGTTGGTCACCACAGTGACAGAAATTGCTGGATAA
- the CAP1 gene encoding adenylyl cyclase-associated protein 1 isoform X2, with the protein MADMQNLVERLERAVGRLEAVSHTSDMHRGYADSPSKGAAPYVQAFDSLLAGPVAEYLKISKEIGGDVQKHAEMVHTGLKLERALLVTASQCQQPAENKLSDLLAPISEQIKEVITFREKNRGSKLFNHLSAVSESIQALGWVAMAPKPGPYVKEMNDAAMFYTNRVLKEYKDVDKKHVDWVKAYLSIWTELQAYIKEFHTTGLAWSKTGPVAKELSGLPSGPSAGSGPPPPPPGPPPPPVSTTSGSDESASRSALFAQINQGESITHALKHVSDDMKTHKNPALKAQSGPVRSGPKPFSAPKPQTSPSPKRATKKEPAILELEGKKWRVENQENVSNLVIEDTELKQVAYIYKCVNTTLQIKGKINSITVDNCKKLGLVFDDVVGIVEIINSKDVKVQVMGKVPTISINKTDGCHAYLSKNSLDCEIVSAKSSEMNVLIPTEGGDFNEFPVPEQFKTLWNGQKLVTTVTEIAG; encoded by the exons ATGGCTGACATGCAAAATCTGGTAGAAAGATTGGAGAGGGCAGTGGGCCGCCTGGAGGCAGTATCTCATACCTCTGACATGCACCGTGGGTATGCAGACAGTCCTTCAAAAG GAGCAGCTCCATATGTGCAGGCATTTGACTCGCTGCTTGCTGGTCCTGTGGCAGAGTACTTGAAGATCAGTAAAGAGATTGGGGGAGACGTGCAGAAACAT GCGGAGATGGTCCACACAGGTTTGAAGTTGGAGCGAGCTCTGTTGGTTACAGCTTCTCAGTGTCAACAGCCAGCAGAA AATAAGCTTTCCGATTTGTTGGCACCCATCTCAGAGCAGATCAAAGAAGTGATAACCTTTCGGGAGAAGAACCGAGGCAGCAAGTTGTTTAATCACCTGTCAGCTGTCAGCGAAAGTatccaggccctgggctgggtggCTATG GCTCCCAAGCCTGGCCCTTATGTGAAAGAAATGAATGATGCCGCCATGTTTTATACAAACCGAGTCCTCAAAGAGTACAAAGATGT GGATAAGAAGCATGTTGACTGGGTCAAAGCTTATTTAAGTATATGGACAGAGCTGCAGGCTTACATTAAGGAGTTCCATACCACCGGACTGGCCTGGAGCAAAACG GGGCCTGTGGCAAAAGAACTGAGTGGACTGCCATCTGGACCCTCTGCTGGATCAGGtcctcctccccctccaccaggcccccctcctcccccagtcTCTACCACTTCAGGCTCAGATGAGTCCGCTTCCCGCTCAGCACTGTTCGCGCAGATTAATCAGGGGGAGAGCATTACACATG CCCTGAAACATGTATCTGATGACATGAAGACTCACAAGAACCCTGCCCTGAAGGCTCAGAGTGGTCCAGTACGCAGTGGCCCCAAACCATTCTCTGCACCTAAACCCCAAACCAGCCCATCCCCCAAACGAGCCACAAAGAAGGAGCCAGCTATACTTGAACTGGAGGGCAAGAAGTGGAGAGTG GAAAATCAGGAaaatgtttccaacctggtgattGAGGACACAGAGCTGAAACAGGTGGCTTACATATACAAGTGTGTCAACACGACATTGCAAATCAAGGGCAAAATTAACTCCATTACAGTAG ATAACTGTAAGAAACTTGGCCTGGTATTCGATGACGTGGTGGGCATTGTGGAGATAATCAACAGTAAGGATGTCAAAGTTCAG GTAATGGGTAAAGTGCCAACCATATCCATCAACAAAACAGATGGCTGCCATGCTTACCTGAGCAAGAATTCCCTGGATTGTGAAATAGTCAGTGCCAAATCTTCCGAGATGAATGTCCTCattcctacagaaggcggtgactTT AATGAATTCCCAGTTCCTGAGCAGTTCAAGACCCTATGGAACGGGCAGAAGTTGGTCACCACAGTGACAGAAATTGCTGGATAA